From the genome of Chryseobacterium geocarposphaerae:
TCATGAAAGGGAAGTGCGCCGGAGTTGGAGAGCCGGGGCAGACTGTAAATCTGTTGCTTCATTGCTGAATAGGTTCGAATCCTATTACTTACACCAACACCACTGATAATGTAATGGCAGCATGCAGGAAATGTACTCTTGTTGTTCAGGTTCGACTCCTGGTCAGTGGTCAAAGAAGGTGAATGGTGAATAATTCAATTGTCAATTTTAAAATTGACTGCAAAGCAAATTGACAATTCAGAATTCACAAAAATAACGCTCTATTCGTCTAACGGTTCAGGACGTCTGTCTTTCGAGCAGAAAACAAGGGTTCGATTCCCTTATAGAGTACAGATTAAAAGGGAAAGAGGAGGTTTTGTCAAGCGCAGAAGATCTTTACAAAAACATTACAGGCATAGTTTATAATCAGACAAGCCTTCTCAGACCTACATATAAGTAATGAGCAATGGGTAATAAGTAATCCTGACAATGCTGAATTGTGAAATAGTAAAATTTAAAATATTACTAATTACCCATTACTAATAGCTCATCAATCTGCGGGAATGGTGGAAATGGTAGACACACTTGATTTAGGCTCAAGGCTTTGGGGGTTCGAATCCCTCTTTCCGTACAACAATTGCCTCTCTATTCCAATTGGCAGAGAAAACGGCTTTAAACCCCGTAAAGTCCCGGTTCGAATCTGGGGAGAGGTACAAAATATGAGTAATGAGTAATGTGTAATGATTAAATAAATTACGCGCCAAAATATTACTAATTACTCATTACCTATAAAATTTGGAAGAGTGGTGTAGCAGGTCTGCACATTAGTCTGAAAAACTAAAGGTACAGGTTCGATTCCTGTCTGTTCCACGAAATATGGATAATCAATAATGTACAATGAGTAATAACTCAAAACTCATAATTAATAACTTATAACTAAAAAAACTGATTCATAGTGTAATTGGTCAGCACACAAGACTTTGACTCTTGTTGTTCAGGTTCGAGTCCTGATGAATCAACAAATTTCGCATTAAGAGAAACTCTGTGTTCTTAGCTGAGTGAAACGCCTTTGCGAACTTAAAAACGGATAGTAGTAAAAAAACTTAGCGCACTTTGCGTTAAAACAAATATTTAAACAAAGACAAAACATGTAGAAAAAATGGAAACGCAACAACAAACATGGCAGAACATGACCGGAAAAATTTTCCAACAGTCTATCACACAGTTGGTAGAAGAAGCCATCATCCGCGAACAGGCCAATGGACATCGACTGAAAGTATGTGTGGGTTCAGACTCTCACGTTTATGGGGATGCCATTAATTATGCTACGGCAGTTGTCTTTATTCGTGAGGGAAAAGGAGCGTTTACCTTTATCAGAAAAGAAAGAGAAATACAGAGTAT
Proteins encoded in this window:
- a CDS encoding ribonuclease H-like YkuK family protein; protein product: METQQQTWQNMTGKIFQQSITQLVEEAIIREQANGHRLKVCVGSDSHVYGDAINYATAVVFIREGKGAFTFIRKEREIQSISIKERMLNEVNKSVEIAYAICSILETYDVEMEVHADINTDPDFKSNVALRDAMGYILGMGYVFKAKPYAFASSNCADMMV